From Candidatus Saganbacteria bacterium, a single genomic window includes:
- the rpmH gene encoding 50S ribosomal protein L34: MVKRTFKPSNIHRKRVHGFMSKNSSMAGRKVLSRRRKKGRSRLAP; encoded by the coding sequence ATGGTAAAAAGAACTTTTAAACCGAGCAACATCCACAGAAAAAGAGTGCACGGATTCATGTCAAAAAACTCCAGCATGGCCGGAAGAAAGGTCTTGTCAAGAAGGCGCAAAAAGGGAAGAAGCCGGCTTGCCCCTTGA